A window from Esox lucius isolate fEsoLuc1 chromosome 16, fEsoLuc1.pri, whole genome shotgun sequence encodes these proteins:
- the st6gal2a gene encoding beta-galactoside alpha-2,6-sialyltransferase 2: MKSSMRQWRRLVLMGMLAWALLFLALLSYFLDARVDSEPGMSAGSSLAQHPDTRRLSSIQGAQHLHRGSLSQPAYTAFNTSYPALEPSPASTSPPSPGLELSQSPDSGPYSSREGDGGSHQRADYLDPQALAAWSSVGTENVVSHSDRMGARSRSRTGRGPDRIMRQHSRNEGGEEEEQTNHSHKRRTTVGGRGREREARGKEDSSLEYYSSKSSSVLQRLWQGSMSSGMLSPRLKHAMTNYLNANKHRVAYKGSRRPAQTREQLLCELKDKARLRVLDGSEQPFMSLGWSHLVPRVNLEGTERGQSRFRTCAVVTSAGSILHSGLGKEIDSHDAVLRFNAAPTEGYERDVGSKTTIRIINSQILADPKHRFNTSSLYKNMTLVAWDPAPYAVNLDKWYASPDYNLFSPYEEHRKHHPAQPFYILHPKYVWQLWDIIQGNTKETIQPNPPSSGFIGILLMMALCEKVHVYEYIPSLRKTDLCHYYEHYYDAACTLGAYHPLLYEKSLVQRMNVGQELDLKQKGCVTLPGFNSVNCNL; this comes from the exons atgAAGTCCAGCATGCGCCAGTGGAGGAGGCTGGTGTTGATGGGCATGTTGGCGTGGGCCCTGCTCTTCCTGGCTCTGCTGTCCTACTTCCTGGATGCCCGCGTGGACAGCGAGCCCGGTATGTCCGCAGGCTCGTCGCTCGCGCAGCACCCAGACACCCGGCGGCTGTCCTCCATCCAAGGCGCCCAACATCTGCACCGTGGCTCCCTGTCTCAGCCCGCCTACACCGCCTTTAACACATCATACCCCGCCCTGGAGCCCAGCCCTGCCTCTACCAGCCCCCCATCGCCCGGCCTGGAGCTGAGCCAGAGCCCGGACAGTGGCCCATACAGCAGCCGGGAAGGGGATGGGGGCAGCCACCAGAGGGCGGACTACCTGGACCCCCAAGCCCTGGCCGCGTGGTCCTCCGTCGGCACGGAGAACGTTGTCTCCCACTCGGACAGGATGGGGGCCCGCAGCCGCTCGAGAACCGGCCGGGGGCCTGACCGAATAATGCGTCAGCACTCCCGCAACGAGggcggggaggaggaggagcagacaAACCACAGCCACAAGAGGAGGACCACAGTGGGCGGGCGTGGCAGGGAGCGTGAGGCGCGGGGGAAAGAGGATTCTTCATTAGAGTACTACTCCTCCAAGTCGTCCTCAGTTCTGCAGCGCTTGTGGCAGGGCAGCATGTCCTCTGGGATGCTCTCCCCACGCCTAAAGCACGCCATGACTAACTACCTGAACGCCAACAAGCACCGGGTGGCTTACAAGGGCAGCCGGCGGCCCGCTCAGACCCGCGAGCAGCTGCTGTGTGAGCTGAAGGACAAGGCCCGGCTCAGGGTGCTGGACGGCTCAGAGCAGCCGTTCATGTCGCTGGGCTGGTCCCACCTGGTGCCCCGCGTCAACCTGGAGGGGACAGAGCGGGGACAGAGCAGGTTCAGAACGTGCGCTGTGGTCACCTCCGCCGGGTCCATTCTGCACTCTGGCCTGGGGAAGGAGATAG ATTCCCATGATGCAGTTCTGCGGTTCAACGCAGCACCTACCGAAGGCTATGAGAGAGATGTGGGGAGCAAGACAACCATCCGAATCATCAATTCACAG ATTCTGGCTGATCCTAAGCACAGATTCAACACCAGCTCCCTGTATAAGAACATGACTCTGGTGGCCTGGGACCCTGCACCATACGCTGTCAACCTAGACAAG TGGTACGCCAGCCCGGACTACAACCTGTTCAGTCCGTACGAGGAGCACCGTAAGCACCACCCGGCCCAGCCCTTCTACATCCTCCACCCCAAATACGTGTGGCAGCTCTGGGACATCATCCAGGGGAACACCAAGGAGACCATCCAGCCCAACCCGCCCTCCTCAGGGTTCATAG GCATTCTCCTGATGATGGCGCTGTGTGAAAAGGTTCATGTGTATGAGTACATCCCCTCACTGCGGAAGACCGACCTGTGCCACTACTACGAGCACTACTATGATGCGGCGTGTACTCTGGGGGCCTACCACCCACTGCTCTATGAGAAGAGCCTGGTGCAGCGAATGAACGTGGGCCAAGAGCTGGACCTGAAGCAGAAGGGCTGCGTCACCCTGCCCGGGTTCAACTCCGTCAACTGTAACCTGTGA